In Populus nigra chromosome 1, ddPopNigr1.1, whole genome shotgun sequence, one genomic interval encodes:
- the LOC133675454 gene encoding G-type lectin S-receptor-like serine/threonine-protein kinase CES101 gives MLPSMPRRIYRFLLFCLCAPHVLAADTLYQGGDSLNYSNTLVSKNGLFTLGFTRLGSAESNATYLGIWYNNDTSHPFWLANRDKPIVDTSGVLAIDGTGNMKLTYSRGDPVEFYSSQPSTTNITAILEDSGNFVLIDENSGSQQVLWQSFDFPTDTFLPGMKLGINHRTGQTWSLMSWLSDLVPTPAGAFTFEWDTDGKELVMKRRGVIYWTSGPLKINISFEIRSLDQSFIIVSNADEDSFMFTVSGNQFTAQGQRNFSMWQLEYDGSIADQSTGRTYGGTACKGNNTDGGCERWSGPACRSNRNSFELRSGSFVNTVPRKYDDNSSLSISDCRDICWKDCQCVGVSTIGNNANNTGCTFFYGSFTPDPTGNAIQYHIIVQGSSGKRNWIWIILASVGFVSLMGLAGLLWYLRRRRLREKYLNELLTLDSTNDTLELGSDGNKGQNLKVYGAATIMAATNSFSADNKLGQGGFGPVYKGKLPDGREIAVKRLSRSSGQGLVEFKNELILIAKLQHMNLVRLLGCCIQGEEKMLVYEYMPNKSLDSFIFDQSKRELLDWKKRFEIIEGIAQGLLYLHKYSRLRIIHRDLKAGNILLDENLNPKISDFGMARIFKINDLEGNTNQIVGTRGYMSPEYVMKGIFSVKSDVFSFGVLLLEIVSGRRIQGLLEIDGHPLNLVGYVWELWKAGSPFELVDPILRESCSEDQVLRCIHVGLLCVEDNAVDRPIMSDVISMLTSEAQLPLPKQPAFSNAISIVEEKSLSKSAEIGSINYVSMSTMDAR, from the exons ATGTTACCTTCCATGCCTAGAAGGATCTACCggttccttttgttttgcttatGTGCCCCTCACGTTTTGGCAGCAGACACACTGTACCAAGGTGGTGATTCTCTCAATTATTCGAATACTCTAGTTTCCAAAAATGGGCTCTTCACTTTAGGATTCACAAGACTTGGCTCTGCTGAGTCGAATGCTACCTACTTGGGAATATGGTACAACAATGACACAAGCCACCCTTTTTGGCTAGCTAACAGAGACAAACCCATAGTAGACACTTCAGGGGTTCTTGCGATAGATGGAACAGGAAATATGAAACTCACCTACTCTAGAGGTGATCCTGTTGAGTTCTATTCAAGTCAACCCTCTACAACCAATATAACTGCTATTTTAGAAGATTCAGGCAATTTTGTTCTCATAGATGAAAATTCTGGCAGCCAACAGGTCTTATGGCAAAGCTTTGACTTTCCTACTGATACATTCTTGCCTGGAATGAAGTTAGGGATCAACCATAGAACTGGCCAAACCTGGTCCCTCATGTCGTGGTTGAGCGACTTAGTACCTACTCCCGCTGGTGCTTTCACTTTTGAATGGGATACTGATGGAAAGGAGTTGGTCATGAAGCGGCGCGGTGTAATTTATTGGACTAGTGGACCATTGAAGATCAATATAAGTTTCGAAATTCGTTCTCTGGATCAAAGTTTTATAATAGTTTCTAACGCAGACGAGGATTCCTTTATGTTCACAGTTTCTGGAAATCAATTTACTGCTCAGGGTCAAAGGAATTTTTCAATGTGGCAGTTGGAATATGATGGGAGCATAGCAGATCAAAGTACTGGACGAACATATGGGGGCACAGCATGTAAAGGAAATAACACAGATGGTGGTTGCGAGAGGTGGTCAGGACCGGCATGCAGGAGCAATAGGAACAGTTTTGAATTGAGATCAGGTTCCTTTGTTAACACAGTTCCTAGGAAGTACGACGATAATTCTAGTCTTAGCATTAGTGATTGCAGGGACATCTGCTGGAAAGATTGTCAATGTGTTGGTGTTAGTACCATAGGCAATAATGCCAACAATACTGGATGCACGTTTTTTTATGGAAGCTTTACACCAGATCCGACTGGAAATGCAATTCAATACCACATCATTGTTCAAGGCTCTTCAG GGAAAAGGAATTGGATATGGATTATTTTAGCTTCTGTGGGATTTGTTTCATTGATGGGGCTCGCGGGACTCTTGTGGTATCTGAGAAGGAGAAGACTTCGAG AGAAGTATCTCAATGAGTTGCTGACATTGGATTCAACGAACGATACGCTTGAACTCGGAAGTGACGGAAACAAGGGCCAAAATTTAAAGGTATATGGTGCAGCAACAATTATGGCTGCTACAAATTCCTTTTCTGCAGACAACAAACTTGGGCAAGGTGGCTTTGGACCAGTTTACAAG GGGAAATTGCCAGATGGGCGAGAGATAGCGGTAAAAAGACTGTCTAGAAGCTCAGGACAAGGGTTGGTGGAATTCAAAAACGAGCTTATACTCATAGCTAAATTGCAACACATGAATCTTGTCAGGCTCCTAGGCTGCTGCATTCAAGGGGAAGAGAAAATGTTAGTGTACGAATACATGCCTAATAAAAGCTTGGATTCATTTATATTTG ATCAATCAAAAAGGGAGCTCCTAGACTGGAAGAAGCGATTTGAAATCATTGAAGGGATAGCTCAAGGGCTACTTTACCTTCATAAGTACTCGAGATTAAGGATAATTCATAGAGATTTGAAGGCTGGCAACATACTACTTGATGAAAATCTGAACCCCAAAATTTCTGATTTTGGCATGGCAAGAATTTTCAAGATCAATGATTTAGAAGGAAATACAAACCAAATTGTTGGGACGCG TGGTTATATGTCCCCTGAGTATGTCATGAAGGGCATTTTCTCTGTGAAATCTGATGTCTTCAGTTTTGGAGTTCTACTGCTGGAAATTGTGAGTGGTAGAAGGATCCAAGGCCTCCTTGAAATAGACGGCCACCCTCTCAATCTTGTGGGATAT GTATGGGAGCTATGGAAAGCAGGTAGCCCATTTGAACTGGTGGATCCAATACTAAGAGAATCTTGCTCTGAAGACCAAGTCTTGAGATGCATTCATGTGGGCTTGCTATGTGTAGAAGACAATGCAGTGGATAGGCCGATTATGTCAGATGTTATATCAATGCTAACAAGTGAAGCACAATTACCACTTCCCAAACAGCCTGCATTTTCCAATGCAATAAGTATTGTGGAAGAAAAGAGCCTCAGCAAGTCTGCAGAGATTGGTTCCATAAATTATGTTTCTATGTCAACCATGGATGCGAGATAG